The following DNA comes from Chitinophagaceae bacterium.
CGGTAAACTGTGGTTGCAGATATGGGTTTCCTTCTTCATATGTATAGGGGTCTAAAAAGAATATAAAAGGGTTGAGTTGTTGATAATTAGGTCTATCTATACGTCTGCTGTAAGAATATCTTAGTGCATGATTATCATTTATATTTTGGTTTACAAAAATACTGGGGAATGGGGAAAGGTAATTTCTATAGACTGTTGTATTCAGAGTGACAGAATGCCCTGAGGAGTTTGTATGTTCTAATCGGAGTCCTGTTTGTATTCCCCATACTTTTCCTGTCCAACTAAAATTAAAGTAAGCGGCGTTTACATTCTCTTCATAGATGAAATGATTTGTTTTTGTGGGGTCATTTTGGTAGCTTGTTCCTACTAATTTTTCAAAAATAAAATCGTTATCTGTTTGCACATATCCGATTTTTGCTCCCATTTCTAATTTTATTTTGTCATTGATGGGGAGAGTAAAATCACTTTTGACTGCATATATGTCTATAAAAGTGGGAGTGCTGTTTCTTTGTGTTATTTGGTTGGTGAGGGAATCTGTATCATTATAATAATTTGTGTAAAAGTTTTGAAGAGTGGGGCTTCCGTATCGTGAATAATCTAAATCTATTGTAATTTCTTTTCCCTTGTCATTAAAATTATGCTTTATGTTAAAGTTAGTGGTGATATTATGCTCATTGGAATTAAAATCAGAGTTTTGGATGAGAGAGTTGCTGTTTGAGGTACTGAGGATTGTGTTTGAGATGTGAGTATTATTGCTGCCTTTCATTGTTCCATCCCAATTATTTCCATCAACCATTATACCTATTGTTGTTTTATCAGATACAAAATAATCTATTCCTATTTTAGTAGAAGCAAAAAGCCCATTGCCACTTCGGTAAGAGAATTGATCAAAAGTGCTTTTTTCCCCTTCGTAATTTACAGTTCTGTAGAGAGTATTATCATTATACCAGGATCCTCTATTGCCTGAAATAGTTCCGTAGAGATTCCATTTAGATGCTCTATGATTAATGGTAAGATTGGTGCTTCCTCGGTAGAGATCATTTACAGAATGGGGGATAAAAGCATATCCTGTGGTGAGGGAGAGAGTCCCATTAGTTCCTAAATTTTGATTTTTTTTGAGCTTTATATTGATGATACCAGAATTCCCTGAGGCATCATATTTTGCAGAGGGGTTTGTAATAATTTCAATAGAAGCGACCTGATCTGAGCTCATGTTTCTAAGAAGTTGTGTAATATCTTTTTCGGATAGATAACTTTTTTTCCCATCAATCATTATCTGAACTCCTGTTTTATTTTTGAGCTTTATTTGGTCGTTTTGTTGGTCTACTACTACTCCTGGTGCTTTTTCTAGTACTTCTAAGGCAGTATTTCCGCTAGCTACAATGCTATTTTCTACATTTACGATGGTCTTATCTACTTTTTGCTCTATAAATAATTTTTGACTGCTCACTGTTACTTCATCTAATTTTTGTATGTTCTCTGAAAGGATAATGGGAGAGAATACTTCTTGTTTCTGTTCCGCATTGAGCAAAAATGCATCTGAATAATGCGTATTAAATCCTACCATAGACACCTGAAGTATATAGTTTCCTTCTTTATTTATATCTATGAGAAATTTTCCATCTGAATCGGAGGTGCTTGCTTTTAATAAAGTAGAATCCTTCGCCTGCAAAACTAATACATTTGCAAAGGGCAGACCACTTTTTGCATCTTTCACCTCTCCTTTTATAGTATATTGGGGTATTTGTCCATATACTATCCCTATACTTATTGACCAGCAGAGTATATATATTATTTTTTTCATCTATTTATTTGTTTAAGATATTATTATTTAAAACTGATGTAAATGACATAAGAAATAATAAATAGTTGCATAACAAATTATAGATTATTGTGAAACAATAAAAATAAAAAATACTATGTCAAAAAGGTTCACAAAAATAAAAATAACATCTAAAAAAAATTTAACTCTCAAAAATATATGCGAATAGTGAAACAAATTACTCATCCTGCTTGTAATATTACTCTTTTTTCTTGGAATCAAAAATACATAGTAAAGTTTGAATATGGAATGATGGAGCAGGTTTATAAAATATCTGAATTGGAAATGACAGAAGCAGAGGTATTAGAGTATATAGATGATGATTTTATAAGAAAAGTTATGGATATATTCTCTGTTATGGAAGGGATATAGAGTTCTGGAAATATTCACAGTTATGGATTACCTGTTTCCTTTTCTATTTTCATTTATTGTAATGCAAAAGTAATATTAATGGTTTTATATGCGGTATTTTTGTAAAAGTTTATACACAATATCTGTTGGTAGACCTACTATATTGGTATAAGAACCGCTTATTTTTTTGACTCCAATAAGCCCAATCCACTCCTGAATTGCATATCCACCTGCCTTATCAAATGGATGAAAATGCTTTACATAATATTCTATTTCCGAAGGAGAAAATTTGCAAAGATGAACCCTTGTCTGCGAAGACACTACTGTGAAAACTCCGTTGAGAGACAAGCAAACCGATGTAATCACAGAGTGAATCGTACCTGAAAGGAAGGTAAGCATACGAATGCCTTCTTCCAAGTTCTCAGGCTTGTTCAATATCTTGTTTTTACAAAGCACGATGCTATCTGCGGTTAATATAAGATGGTCTTGGAATTCCGTTTGGTAGGCATTATTTTTTTTTATAGCTAAGTATTCTGCTACTTTTTCTTGTTCCAAAGTATTTGGAAAATCCTCATCAATTGGTTTTGTAAAAAGAATAAATGGAACTTTCATTTGTTCCAAAAGATACTTCCTTTGGGGAGAAGTAGATGCTAAAACAAGTGGATACTGGAGTTTCATAAAATAAAATAATAATATGTAGCAAAATCTACGTGATTTTTTCGTATATAGTAATTATCAGATGAGTGCATAAAAAAAAAACACGCTTTTCTTTGTGAGTTATGTGTTTTATTTTCCTAACATTTCTCTTTTTAAGTTTTTATCAATAGCACCATCTCCTAACCAAATTTCAAATAAAGCTTTTTTGAAATCAGAATTATCCTTAATAGTTCCTTTTTTTACCCCATTTTTATAAACAGAAACCCCTGTATTTGGTACATAAAGGATGATAAAAACATCACGTTTCATTATTGGCTCTTGAAAGAAGGTAATGAATGTAGTAATGTATTCTTGTAATGGAGATGTCTTTCCTCCTGTTGATGCTTCAAAACCTTCATGGATAGCAGAAATCATTCTTTCAGATGAAATTAAGCCCGATACAATGTCTATTTTTATTGCCATAGCTTTATTTGACGATGCAATTGCTTTTCCATCTTCTGATTTGTGAGTTACATAGAGAGAACCTACATAAAAATCCATAAACATTTTCACTCGCGTTCCCGCACCGTTTAATGTTAAATGTTGTCCTTCTATGGAAAGTTTATCTTCTATTTTTATATCGTGTATTATTTTTTGTGCTGCGGATATAAAAGGAGATGATAATGCAAAAAATACTATAATAATTTGTGTTTTCATTGATATATTTTTTTATTGTAAGTAAGATAATTAAGTAAGATAATGTTAAGTATCCCCCGAAAAGTTCTTTTTACAAAAATAATACTTAAGTTTTAAAACTATTGATAATCAAATAATTACAAAACTACAAATGTATCAAAAGTGATTTTTCGGTGTGGCTCAATTTTTAAAAATTGTTTTTTAATGCTCTACAAGAAACTTGAACAGATGCTTTAGCAAAATACAATAATATTTTTTTTTGTGAACTTATTATCATATATAAGGTTCTTTTTTTGATTTTTTTTTGAATAAATATGTTTTTTTGCCTTAGAAAAACAAAATAACAAAACTATTAGATATTATATTATATATTGCAATTGTATAAAAATAAATACAAAAGGACTCGTAGCTTAATTGGATAGAGCATTTGACTACGGATCAGAAGGTTGGGGGTTCGAATCCCTCCGAGTTCACCTAATAATGTTACCATTTTTAATAGAACACTGATTTA
Coding sequences within:
- a CDS encoding TonB-dependent receptor, giving the protein MKKIIYILCWSISIGIVYGQIPQYTIKGEVKDAKSGLPFANVLVLQAKDSTLLKASTSDSDGKFLIDINKEGNYILQVSMVGFNTHYSDAFLLNAEQKQEVFSPIILSENIQKLDEVTVSSQKLFIEQKVDKTIVNVENSIVASGNTALEVLEKAPGVVVDQQNDQIKLKNKTGVQIMIDGKKSYLSEKDITQLLRNMSSDQVASIEIITNPSAKYDASGNSGIINIKLKKNQNLGTNGTLSLTTGYAFIPHSVNDLYRGSTNLTINHRASKWNLYGTISGNRGSWYNDNTLYRTVNYEGEKSTFDQFSYRSGNGLFASTKIGIDYFVSDKTTIGIMVDGNNWDGTMKGSNNTHISNTILSTSNSNSLIQNSDFNSNEHNITTNFNIKHNFNDKGKEITIDLDYSRYGSPTLQNFYTNYYNDTDSLTNQITQRNSTPTFIDIYAVKSDFTLPINDKIKLEMGAKIGYVQTDNDFIFEKLVGTSYQNDPTKTNHFIYEENVNAAYFNFSWTGKVWGIQTGLRLEHTNSSGHSVTLNTTVYRNYLSPFPSIFVNQNINDNHALRYSYSRRIDRPNYQQLNPFIFFLDPYTYEEGNPYLQPQFTDNLEVSYTYKGAATLSLGYARTTDNMVQIIEQDDSAKITKAIQRNIESFHNYSVNVSFPIPIAKWLMMQNNIALYYNQYQDPNLLGGTLNLGQFAYDFNTSLNFTIPKGWGTEVSMWYNSPNVYGNTKSLKPQYAVNIGIQKEFKKIHSKLKLNVSDIFLTSFWKGAVNYQNIDLQISGRWTSRRISLTFTYNFGNQNVKAARNRQTATDAEKSRIGNKN
- a CDS encoding Maf family nucleotide pyrophosphatase, whose product is MKLQYPLVLASTSPQRKYLLEQMKVPFILFTKPIDEDFPNTLEQEKVAEYLAIKKNNAYQTEFQDHLILTADSIVLCKNKILNKPENLEEGIRMLTFLSGTIHSVITSVCLSLNGVFTVVSSQTRVHLCKFSPSEIEYYVKHFHPFDKAGGYAIQEWIGLIGVKKISGSYTNIVGLPTDIVYKLLQKYRI
- a CDS encoding chalcone isomerase family protein, with amino-acid sequence MKTQIIIVFFALSSPFISAAQKIIHDIKIEDKLSIEGQHLTLNGAGTRVKMFMDFYVGSLYVTHKSEDGKAIASSNKAMAIKIDIVSGLISSERMISAIHEGFEASTGGKTSPLQEYITTFITFFQEPIMKRDVFIILYVPNTGVSVYKNGVKKGTIKDNSDFKKALFEIWLGDGAIDKNLKREMLGK